The window GGCATCGCGCAGGACGCGCTCCGCCATGTGTGTTGGTGGGTTGGACGCCACGCACGCGGGATGCGGGCGTGGAAGGGTTCTGCCGTGCGGGCGCTCAGTTCGCGCGGGGGCCGGACACCACGTCCAGCACCAGTGCGACAACGCCATCGATGCCAAGCCCGGTGGTATCGATGCGGACGGCGTCGTCGGCCGGTCGCAACGGCGCCACCGCGCGACTGGCATCGCGGGCATCGCGGGCGAGAATCTCGCGCAGCAGACCATCAAGTGTGACGGAAACCCCTTTGTCTTTCAACTGCTTATAGCGTCTCTCGGCGCGCTCGTCGGCGCTCGCGGTCAGGAAGACCTTGTGGCCGGCGTCGGGAAAGATCACCGTGCCCATGTCGCGACCGTCGGCCACCAGCCCCGGCAATTGCCGGAACGCTCGCTGGCGGTCCTTCAGCGCGGCCCGTACTTCCGGGATCGCCGCGATAGCCGAGGCGGCCGCACCCGCGGTTTCGGTGCGCAACTCATCGGTGGCGTCGTGGCCGTTGACCAGCACCCGCAGATCGCCGGACTCGCCTTCGCGGAAACCGACAACGGTATCGAAGGTGCAGCGCACCAATGCCCCGGCATCGTCCAGATCCAGGTCGGCCCAGCCCGCCGCCACGCCCACAGCGCGGTAGAGTGCGCCGGAATCGAGGTAACGCCAGCCCAGGCGCTGGGCGACAATGCGACTGATCGTGCCCTTGCCGGAGCCGGAAGGGCCATCGATGGTGAGCACGGGGGCGGTGGGATCCATGCCGTGATTATGCCGGCCGGACCCTAGCTGCGGCCAATTCCGACCGATCCGGCAGGAAAACGCTTCAAGCTGTTGATCTGGAAACACAAACCCCGTTAGAATGCGCGGCTTCGTGTTGCGGCAGTCGGCTCAGGCTTTCGGCAACGCTTTCCTCCAACCGCTCCATCCATCATTTTTGCCGAGGTTCTGTCATGAAGGTCCTGTCCTCCCTCAAGTCGGCGAAGAACCGTCACCGCGACTGCAAGGTGGTTCGCCGTCGTGGCAAGGTCTTCGTGATCTGCAAGTCCAACCCGCGTTTCAAGGCGCGCCAGCGCTGAGTTGACTGCATGGGTTGCACTTTCGAAGGCCGCCGCAAGGCGGCCTTCTGCTATCCACGGTTTGCGCAGCCGTGCCATCGCAGTCCGTTCACGATTCGGGCATAGAATCCGTCGTCCCTACCCTGCAACCGGGAGCGTCGCCATGAACCGCCTCTGCCGCAGCATCCTCGCTGTCATCACCGCAACGCTCGTTGCCGCGCCGGGCATAGCCCTTGCCCGACAAGCACAAGTACAGGGCGATGTCCTGCTGATCGAACGCGTGCATGAAGAACCCGCGAACCTGCCCGGCCGCGGCATGAGCATGTCCCAGGTCGAGGCGCGTTTCGGCGCACCCACCGATCGCCTCGACCCGCGCGGCGGGCAGAAGCGTGACTGGCCGACGATCAATCGCTGGACCTATCCGGCCTTCACCGTGTATTTCGAGCGCAACAAGGTCATCGACGTGGTGATGACCAAGGCCGATCCGAACGAGATCGGGCCCAAGCCGCCAACCACTTAAGAGCCCGCATGCAAGACAACGTGCGTTTCCCCGCCGAGTGGGAACCCCAGGCGGCGATCCTGATCGCGTGGCCGAACGCCGACACCGATTGGGCCGAGCGCCTGGCCGGCGTCGAGGAGACCTACATCGCGCTGGTCGCGGCGATCACTCGCTTCCAGCGCGTGGTGATCTGCGTGGCCGACGACGATGTCGAGACTTACGCGGAGATGCGCCTGCGCAGCAACCGGGTGGACATGGATCGCGTGCGTTTCGTCACCGTGCCCTACGACGACACCTGGCTGCGCGATTCCGGCCCGATCACGTTGATTGAAAGCGGGTTGCGCGATGGCGACGACTTCCGCC of the Thermomonas carbonis genome contains:
- the ykgO gene encoding type B 50S ribosomal protein L36; the protein is MKVLSSLKSAKNRHRDCKVVRRRGKVFVICKSNPRFKARQR
- the cmk gene encoding (d)CMP kinase, which produces MDPTAPVLTIDGPSGSGKGTISRIVAQRLGWRYLDSGALYRAVGVAAGWADLDLDDAGALVRCTFDTVVGFREGESGDLRVLVNGHDATDELRTETAGAAASAIAAIPEVRAALKDRQRAFRQLPGLVADGRDMGTVIFPDAGHKVFLTASADERAERRYKQLKDKGVSVTLDGLLREILARDARDASRAVAPLRPADDAVRIDTTGLGIDGVVALVLDVVSGPRAN